The genomic interval CCCAGGATAGTCCAAGCTATTAGCCATAAAGAAAAGGTGtccaaaatttagaaataaatacaaCATAAAGCCACACCAAAAGTCATATCAAGTGTCTTACCCAGCACTTATGGAATGAGGTTCAATAATTTGCCCGTCCTCATCCTGTAATAAATAGCTCATAGCTCCATGCAAAACCCCCACTTCTCCTTTTGTCAAGGTAGCAGCATGTTTACCGCTGTCCAATCCAAAGCCTGCAGCCTCCACACCAATCAACCTAACATCTTTGTCATCAACAAACTCATGGAAGATTCCCATGGCATTTGAACCCCCACCTACACATGCTACCAGAACATCTGGCATCCCTCCCCATTTTTCCAGTGCTTGTTTTCTAGTTTCTTTACCAATTATTGCATGGAACTCTCGAACCATCATGGGGTATGGATGTGGCCCAGCAACAGATCCCAAAATATAATGAGTCGTCTCAACATTAGTTACCCAGTCCCTAATAGCTTCTGACGTAGCATCTTTCAAGGTGGCTGTCCCAGAATGAACTGCTCTAACCTGTATTGAACAGTTAATTAAACGACGGATTATAACAGTCAATGCATCGATTAGGCTACATCACAGAAAGAATCAAAGGATGAAAACTATGACAAATAGACCTCAGCCCCAAGAAGCCGCATTCTGAAGACATTAAGTGCTTGCCTCTCCATATCTTGTGCACCCATATAAATGATACACTGCAAACCAAACCGAGCACAAACAGTTGCTGTCGCGACCCCGTGCTGACCAGCTCCAGTTTCAGCAATTATCCGATTTTTCCCCAATCGCTTGGCAAGCAAAGCTTGGCCAACAGCATTGTTGATTTTGTGAGCCCCCGTGTGATTCAGATCTTCTCTCTTAAGGTAAATGTGCGGGCCTTCACCATTTGGACGCTTATAATGCTCAGTTAGCCGCTCCGCAAAGTAAAGAGGACTCTCCCTTCCAACATAATCTTTCAGGATTGCATTCAGTTCTTTCTGCAATATCAACTATTTTTTAGCTCACAATACAGTAACTTCGACACATGTACATAAATTCATGCACAGTTCACAACTAGAGTTCTTTTCCCCCAAGACACTTGATTAGGAGTAATGTACTTCAATAACGCTCGATACTTTCTCGCTTGATTGAGCTTTGACAAACTGGggaattttttttggaaaggcAGAAATTTGGTTCCTTTTGTGGCAAATTATCAAGCCCTCAAAATTGCTATGCACAGTTAAGTTGGGTCTCAGCGTCTCATTACACTCACACCAATGCATTACTTCGATAACACGTCAAAACGATACGAAAATCACGAAAATGAAGCCCTCGGACAAGGAAATCTCAATCCTCTATTTCTAACCCTCTATTTGGTATCCGGGAAAATGAGGGGAACccgaaaagaaagaaaaaaaaaggcccGCAGTTTACAAATCAATGTCCTCCGAAAATTCATACTTTCCTCCCAATAAAAAAAGTCTTCGCCAACATCCCAACGAACCGAGCCCCAGCAAACAAATGAACCAAAACAGATTGGACATTGGAGGAGTGAAAAGAACCTGAAAGCCCTCGTCGGCGGCGAGAGAGTGGAAGGCGGACTCGAGCTCGGAGAGGGCGTGCATGAGGGTTTCGGGGACATACTTGCCGCCGAACTTGCCGAAGCGGCCGAAGGAATCGGGTCTCTGAAGGAGAGAAGTAGCGGTAGCCATTTGGAGAGCCCGGCTGTCTAGGGAGCATGATACAGCAAAAGAAGATAGAGCCTTGGAAGGGCAGGAGGGGGTAAATTGGTGGAAGCGGAAGGGGAATTTGGAGGAGAGAAATGGTTTGGGGAGAGCTAAGGTGGTAATGGTAGTGGCTGTAGAAGAAGAGGGTGGTGTTGCGGGTGCGGCGGCCATCTGTGGGAAGAAATGGTTCAGTGATagttatctatttatttttattaattttcaatcAGTTGggcattttaattttggatagaGTTGTGATACACATAAGCTCCACActctgcacacccacttaaaaatatgtgattttatttttttatcttcatatttcatattgaataaCATAAGCtccacaccctgcacacccacttaaaaatatgtgattttatttttttatcctcatattttatattgaattcaatatgaaatatgaggataaaaaaataaaatcacatatttttaagtgggtgtgcagggaattcaatataaaatatgaggataaaaaaataaaatcacatatttttaagtgggtgtgcagggtgtgaggtttatgtttagaatttttcttttcgatACGGGGAAGAGGGATGCCGTTTTATGCATGTATCTCTCGACTGAAAGTACACAACAGGGACAGGTCACTGTCTGGATTTTCTTCACGTGTTGTTTTTGCATTCCGCAACGTGTGTGCTTTCTTGGagttgttcttttttcttttagcaatgGGCAATCTTATCCAACTTATCAACTTTTACGtaccatattttttaaattttttaatatcttttaattttttgagtttaccttttttaaaataattcaatctttttattcattatttatatattaaatatttaataaaataataaaataataaaaattaaaaaaaaatataatgtgtgaaaattatgtgaatagtaaaaaattgtatagattttttctttaacaataCTTAAGGCCAGTTTAGTAATAgagtaaattgagatgattttatatgatatttaaaaattaaataaaatattattagaataatattttttaatattattactatttaaaaatttgaaaattttaaattatttataatattttatgtaaaaatttaaaaaaattataataataagatgagataaaatattttctaaatctaaacaTGGCCTAAATCTtttagaaatacatttaaaaatattcactAATCAAATTATAATGGTTGATACTTTGCCGATaagcaaaatatttaaaattgcaCTTATTCTTTCTACTCCTACAAGAGATTCTTcatatattctattaatatttttttagtaaatagCAAAATCATAGATGGGGAACTATACTAGACTAAGGACCTAcctaattttattgtataaattttcAATACCAATGATTGGATCATGcaaactataaatatattttttctaatattactcatcatcttaattctcattattttataatgtgacattaaacgataggttcacaagtaaaatatactaaataatcttctatcatctaatatcacatcatgagatTATGAGAATTAGGATTtactcatacatatatatacacacacacatacatataatctattatttttttctatgcaagtttagtattttatagataaactaaAGGATTACAGGTTACAAGTTTCAATGGAGTAGAAGTTCCCTACAGTCATTCCAAAACCAACAGATAcatcacaaaaaaagaaaaaaaaagggtttttgAGCAAAGTAAATGGCTCACACCTATGTCCTACTAGGAAACGCTACTTGAAGCGGTTTTTGTATAGTCTGGTAAAACAGACTATACTACTACGACTAAAAGCCGCAGTAAAAGGGGTTGAGTTGCATCTTGTTGGTTTGAATTGACTAGAAGAAACCGTCACGTCCACTTTCACTAGATCCTCAGTTcgaaaaaacaagaacatagGATAGCAGCCCGAAACAAAGGTGTGTGACTTGCACGCGCTACCGTTAGAGTGGAATAGAGGGTCAGATCCGAAGGATCCAAGGCCTCTGATGCCAAGGGGCCGCACGTGTCGACAAAAGAAACTCCAGGACGCGATAACACGTAGATGAAGCGCACAACATAAGTTGCGCATGCGTTAAAAGCGCCAAACAAAAGAGCAAAAATCTTTCGCGAACTGGAAGATCGGCGACTGGAGATGCAAAAAAGGCGGCGCGTGCTAGTCGAAGAACGCCGAAAAGCAATAAAGCGACTTGTTTCGTCGCTGTGGAGAAAATATAAgacaaaaactagaaaaaaaaaaaaaaaaaaaaaaaaaaaaaaaaaaaaaaaaaaaaaaaaaaaaaaaaaaaaaaaaaaaaaaaagacaaaacaagAAAGGAAATTAGGCTACTAAAGCTGGCTAGTGGAGGAGGTGGGTGGAGCTGGTGGAGCTGAAGCTCCACCCACCTCCACCCAGTAAACGAGTTGGAGTCCTGACGACGTCAAAACGGTTTTTTTCGCCTGGGTAGAGAGAAAAAGCTCTCCCACATACATATAATCTATTGAGACTCTAAAGTGCTCTCAAATTTTGCTTATATTTAAGTATTGTTATATagaaatgataatatatattattttatttttacttatatataaaagcgTCAATTCAAAAGGCAAGTGTTTTTTTTGTCTGACTTTGTCTGACAATTTTATTCTCATGAAATTGTCTGTTTTGTCCCTTATGAAATTGTCTGAAAGCTTAATATCGGAAGAACAATGATTGTCTACAACTTCTCTCTATgctctctcatcctctctccctctctcccctaCCCAAAATCACGACATATGGTTGCTTTCGGACTCAAAAAGACACTTGAAAGTGCATTAGCGAATAAATCTTTGGtagaggtgtaaccggtccggtctagttttggataaaatctaggaccgaatcggtatgtaccggttttgtatttttcaaaaccgattacgcaccggttaccctcctaaaccggtactttcggttttaccggtttccggtccggtccggtccagttttccgatttttttaaaatgtaagtttcacaatttgtcattaaaaatttgtttataaaaaaaaaaaaaaaaaactgatataaaaaatattgttttatacttttattataagttatatattagtattagttataaactatatatttaatattagtattatttataaacttttagtgatttagtattaacattttatgtaataatttataaattataataagaaattattttatatatgaatgtatataattatatataaaaatttcacataaaaatttataattatacataatatataaaacttatatatattaatatatataatattttgcataaaacttatatatgcaataatacaaatattattttttatatatatttttttatcaaccggtctgaaaaatcttaaaactaGAACCGGTCGAAACCGGtcaattttcacattttaagaACCGGTCTCGGACCGGACAGGTTCAAAACCAgtaaaatcggtccggtccggaccgattttccaGTTTGAACTTACAACCCTAATATTTGATAACAAACCAGACATACATCAAGCAAACTAAGTGAGGCAAAAATTTTCACGAGCCGCACTATTTGTCGACTATATCCCACATGATCAACATAAAGTTCTATCAAGAAGAAAGGAAGCCAACAAGCCCAGAAACCCATaagacaataaaataaaataacaacaaaaacaaaactccaAAGTAAATTTCTTCAACACATACAAAAAAGAATGGGAATGGAGATGAGTTCCCTTTGCTCTGTCGTTATCTCCGTTCCACACGAGCATCTCATCCAACAGACACCGTGTAAGCCCAAATCCATTGTGTATTCTCCATCTCGATGTCTCTATCACCAACGATTTTTGCTCCAACCACTGTTGTCTTCAACCGCGTCTCCTCCATCTCATTATGCCATCATCGACCTCCAGCCGCACCATCGTGAATAACGGTACAACCACTAAGCTCCATCACGCCCTTGTTTCTTCCATATAGTGCTTTACTTTTCATTGGGTAAGCTATGCCGCACAGCGCTCCTGGTTCTAGAATTTTTATGGGCATCATAcctattaaatttgaagtgttatgtttatgaaatagtaaatcttttaaaagtaatgttttattataaaccattgtaacttttaagttttatttcctttcttacatataaagttataaaccgATTCAAGACTTCACccagaaatactaatttaacatttatattattttgtattttaagcgGAATCATATGATTCTGATGTGATATTCTACTCATAAAAATAGGTATTCTACCCATTAGTCTTGAAGTGTTATATTTATAGAGcgataatcattttaaaagcaatatttcattatgaactgttgtaacttttaatttcatttcatttcttatatataaaaatataagttgATTTAAGTCTCCACCTAAATGCactatttcaatatttattatctCGTCAAATAAATCGTCCTATAAATTATTTCGAATTTCTCCACTATAAAACTCAGTCTATCTCTCTTTTTCATACATAATATACATAACAATCTGTACATTGTGCAGGTTATAGGCTTgtgttagtataattacaaagatgatcattgaaaaaaaaaaaaaaagtgagaaccGTATGACGTGTACCTATCTTGTAAAGGTTTTGAACCTTTTAGTGTATTGACCAAATGACCCTAACATTTTTAGATGGGCTAAACTCTCATGGACTTTCGTTGTAGTTGGGCTTATCCTAATTTCAACTTAGTTTTAATGGGCTTGAATTATAAGTTGAACCGTGTCTTTAATTGGGCTCATTAAATCAGCTTGCATCTCTTGCTTtagttgttttgtttgttttagctCGGCTTATTTAACTTCACATGGGCTTTTGTTTTACGAAAAAGCTTGTTGCAAGCGCCCCTATGCAAgcggcgtgcaagcggggcctACGTGGCATAAACAAAACGAATCGTTTTGTTTTCGATTGGGTTTTTGTCTCCTCAGTTCCCCGCATTTCCCTCCcaccctctcttttccctcaatcaattccctccctccctccctccctccctctctctgtgtTCCCTCAATACCCGCACTCCCTCCATCTCTCTCTGTCATACACCCACACGAAGCTTCCTTCCTCGACTCGTCGGCGCGAAGCGGCTACCTCGGGTAGACGTCCCTCCCCATCTGGGCCATCCCTCAGCAGGTCTATCCTCGGTTCGTCTCCCGCAGAATCGATTCCACCGCGGCCTCTCGTCTCCCACAAATGTGAGATTCTGGTAAGTTTCcctatctcaaaccctaacccaccCTAACCCACCCTAAGCCGCCCCAATCTCGCccatcccgaaaccctaacccgccTCCCAAAACCCAAACCCTAGCCAAAGCCCTCCCCAATCTCGATCACCCAGAAACCGTAGCCCTAGCCCGCCCCGATCTCGTTCATCCAGAAACCCTAGCCATAGCCCTCCCCAATCTCGTTCACCCAGAAACCCTAGCCCGTGCCCGCCCCTTCCTGTTCATCCCGAAACCTAATCCAAGCGGTAATATTGTTAGGTCAGAGgtaatattgatattgaatttatgATTGGTTGTCGAATCTTTGATGGGGCAGATGAGATTCTGATATTCCTATGGTAATTGTTAGGTCAGAGGATAGATTGAGATTGAATTTTTGTACTGTTGTCGAATTTTTCATGGGGCAGATTCTGTATTTACGCTGTGAAGTTCTTtactttattgtttttgaaCCCGTAAAGGTAATACTGACAGTTAATATTGAACACGTATGAGTGAATCAGTTTATTATAAGTTTTTGTTCCTATGGTAATTGCTAGGTCAGAAGTAATATCtcttgattgaatttatttatttatttgttgttttccaATTTATCATGGGGTGGCTTAACGTGGATTTATTCTTTGACCAAGTTATCTAGTTTATGGTATTTGAACAAGTATTGAGACTATTGTAatgaagttattttttgtttaaagtgACTATTGTAAGTATGAGACTACTCTGCCTCATGGGGCAGACTATTGTTTATTGTTCATTAGACTAAGGTAACAAGTAAGTTGTCCTCTAATTTTTGTGAAGTTGTCCTCTAATGTTTGTTCAATATATTTTCTGGATTTTGATCCTCACCCCAGCTTCTGTTTGTTTGTTCTCCTGTTTATTGCCTGTGTATTGTAATGTTGACAGTTATGCTGGAATTTAAACTATGTCCTtctgttattttacttattcaaatgaacaaaaattcTGGCAGCTTAGATTACAGAagttggggtttttttttctccttctaaTGCTATGGTAGGCTAGGTATAACTACAACAGGCAGTGACACCATTGGTTTCAGTGACCCTTAAGTTTTCATAAATATGTATCTTTTGATATGGGCCTCCTTTCCACTGTGCTTATTGTTGAATGTTAGAATGTCGTCATCAACTCTATCTTCTTCATCCTCTGGTATACGTACTTGTCAACCATTGTGCTTCTGCGATCTTCAAGCTACATTCAGATACTCAAATACTCCCAGAAATCCAAGACGACCATTCTTTGGTTGTCCAAATTATAACACGAAGGTAACTACATCACTTGTAATGTAACATGTTTATTAAATTGTTTGcaaattaaaaacatctaacatttttttatatatgtttgcaaatattagggattaccatattgcAAGTTTTTCAAGTGGGTAGATGGTGATCAATACATGCAGCTGGAATTACAAGATAGAAAAAATGAACTATTAAGGAAGGAGAAAGAGGTCGATGAGAGACTTCGCGACATTGAGAAGAGGGAGATTGAGCTCCGTAAGAGggaggatgagattgagaagagagagatggtgcAAGATGGTCGAGATGAGGAGTTTAAAAAGAAGGAGTTCATGCTCATTGAGAAAGAAGCTGGAATAACACGTTCATGGAAGCTTCTTCGGCTGTCTTGGGCTTTTTTAGTTGTTGTTTGTTGTTGGTTAGTGAGTTGGTAGTGGTTTTTGTTGTTTCTTAGTTTGAATGTGTAATTTAAGTGTTAgaagtcattttcttttttatgatgaaaagtTTGTGAATGTGCTCTTTATATGAGTGCACCTGCTGTTAGGTAATATTTACTCTATTTGGCTTGTATATTCTGTTATTATGTTGATATTGTTAGGTAATATTTATATGAGTGCACCTGCTGTtaggtaatttattttataaaacgtTTTGATATTGTCATAATAATAGAACGTTAGGTAATTTATGTTGATATTATTAGGTAATTTAacttatcatatattattaggTAATATATGAGTGCACCTGCTGTTAGGTAAAATGTTAGGTAATTTATGTTGATATTATTATGTTGATATTGTTaggtaatatttattttataaaacgtTATCATATAAAACGTTTTATATGAGTGCACCTGGGGTTCActgaataatttgatttaggTTCTCATGTATTCATGCATGCGAACACTTTCTTTTCTGTCAATGGCAGCACGTGTTATATGGTATTATATTAGGATCCCTTTTTATCCTCCAATTCTGATAATCTAattcaacttataaaaaaaaatctgataatccttttctcttcttttattgaCTATTTAAAATAGTCACTAGTCACTTCTCTGTTTCAGAGTTCAATgcatttgatatttaaatttgtcATAATTCATTCCATACCAAACATAGTCTATGGACATAATATTCCAAAATTATGTGATAAACATTGACAATAGCTCCTAATATTATGTAATGTTGGACTAGGACCCAAAACATTGACAATAGCTCCTGGTTCCAAAATTCAAGTGTTCAATCTGTATACAAACAATCTAGCAGCCCCTGTCATGTTTTCAAAGATCCATATCAACAacgtttttttaatgaataagaaaataagaTCCATATCAACAACTTCATTACTTAGCACAAGGACATTGGTGTTTAATCACCAACAAGCATCAAGATGCATTTAATCACCAAGAAGCATCAAGATACCAAACAACCAGTACAGCTGCATGAGAAGGTTTGCATTCAAGTAACATCACCAAAATCAGCATTTGATTACAACATCACCAACAGGACACTATGATGTTCTTACATTTACACCAAATCCCAACACATACTGTAATAACATTAACTAATTCAACATTTACACAAAAATGCCCATTTAATTAATCCAGTTGCTCAGGTTGTGATCCATCGAACCCATGTTGTACCGGTTGATCTCCATCCAACCCAAACTGTATCTGTAAAGATTTGTACGCAAAATGTGAAAAGTGAAACTAACTAAAAATGGTAAAAGTGCAAAACTGAAATTATTaagtgaaaatatttgaaattattacactttcttgacttgCAATCACTGTTTCCTGGAGCTGGGTTCCACTGTCTCGAACAGGCTgttgattaataataaaatggtatattattaaatttttttttgcatttactTCTTCCATAGGCAAactaaaatataacaaaatataacttCTAATTAATATACCTGCATTTGTCTAGGACTGGTGATATCTACATCTGATGGGCgaaataaatttctacacaCATCCGGGAGTGGTGTATCTCCTTCATCTCGCTAATGGACCATGTAATTACGTTATAAATCTAATGTACATAACcatgtatatatgtaatacCATTAATATTAAGACATGCACCTGTTTACGTTTCCCTTTGACTGGTGCTTTTTTTTGCTTGGCTTTAACCTTCCGCATGtctttctccatcctggatgctctcctTAGAGATGGAGGTCTTCCTTTCCCTCGCACAACATTTGGACTTAGTACGGGTTTTGAACTACCACCAGCATTTGTGTCCAATGTTGTAAAACCAGCATTTGAACCTGCCAAGGGCGTAGAATTGTTGAATATGACATACTATGAAGaactacttaaaataaataaactgtaAAAATTCGCATACGAACCTGTTTGGGTCATAGATGGGGGGTGTTGATTCTCACGGTAGAGGTCAATCATTGAATATAACTTCTTTTTTGCATCTTCAAACTGCTCACTGGATCCCGCTGCATAAGTTATCATctgataacatatatttaacAAACTTGAATATCTATTACCATCTGGCCTCTGATCCCTAGCATCATAGCTACTGTGGATTAACGTGTATCTCCTCTTGATGTCATTTctccatcgatctaaaatgtaCCGGTCTGGTAATAACTTTATACCGTTAGCTTTGAAGATGGCTAAAATATGCCTACACAATATCCCCCTCATCTCGAATAACCCACATGAACACTTTCCATCGCAGTCTTCCACATTGAAGTTAACTGTATAGGACACAAGTTTAGTGAACTCTTCAACACGAACTTCATCTTCCACCAGATATGTTTTCATTACACCATCCTCACTGAGTAGACAAGGATCCATATCGAGCACACCCATTACTTGCTGCTGGACTTCCCTAAATTTAGAATtcgtgtacaactcttgaaatctcttctcaattggagatctagatataCAGGGAATGGTGACACTAAATGTGTGGAAGTCTGCATtgttttcattctcaattttcttcctcAGCGCACTGTCAAACTGGTCGACaaactccttcaagtttgttctcgcatgaacataaccatcaaaaaaagcattcatactTTCACTGCGCtgggttgtactcattccagcccagaaGTGCTCTTTCAAGAATACTGGTACCCAATGGTGACGCTCATCATATAAACTTTTCAACCAGACATTCTCATGTAAATCATATGTGTTAAGTAACCcatcccaacatttctcaaactcctcaattgTTTGAGTGTCGTACACAGATTTCATTAGGTGACTTTTTAGTCCACTTTTGTAGGCAGCATATGACCCAAGCTTCTCGGAAACTTTTTTCAGTATATGCCATAAACAGAATCTATGCCGACTTTCTGGAAAGACAATAGCAATTGCGTTTTTCATTGCTCTATCTTGATCAGTAATAATAGCTTTTGGAGgtataccatccatacactgcaaccagGTCTGGAATAACCATGTAAAGGTCTCTGTATCCTCACTTGAAATCAACCCCGCTCCCAAAAGAATGGATTGTCCGTGGTGGTtgacaccaacaaatggtgcaaatggCATCCTATATCTATTCGTGAGatatgtggtgtcgaatgtgacGACATCACCGAAATACTGGTAGGCCGCCCTACTGCGTGGATCTGCCCAAAATACATTCTTTAGCCTCCCATCATCACTTAAGTCCATCGATGCAAAAAAACCATTattcttgtactgcatcctcaaaaaataatctcgaagtgctccagcaccacctgcaCCAAGTCGTAGATGACGTGCCTTGTCTATATAATTGCGACAATCCTTTTCCAAAAACGGGAGGTTCTCGAAGCCACCTGCACCAACGACAAGAGATccgaaactcttattcatcCGGATCCCAGCCAAGTCGTTTGTATATAGGACTCTTTTTACAGTCTCACTCACTTCTCTGTTACAACGAAAGAAGCGAGCTTTCTTTGGACTGAGGCCGTGATTATGTGTATTATGGACTGTTGTCAACCGCATCTTTCCATCAACCTTTAAGGCATTAATCCTTGCCTTACAATCCGTCTTTCCCGTCGGGCGTGGTGCTGCGACGTTCAAACTCTTAACCCGGGCCTTCCCTCCACGGGCACAACCAAGAGTGACATATCTGATACTTTGATCATCTCCCCTCTCACTCCTTtgtgtcatcaccccaaacccgcTTTTCTTAGCATAATCCTTATAATAGATATGTAAATCTTCAAAAGAATTGAATTCCATCCCCGACCTTGGCTCCTCAATTATATCATCACCATCCGTTTGCACTAACTGTGGTGAACCAGTAGTGCAACCGTCGGTTTCCCGTGATTCGGGTCTATCCTCTTGACTTTCTTCATCAACCATTGAGTTTGTACA from Juglans regia cultivar Chandler chromosome 2, Walnut 2.0, whole genome shotgun sequence carries:
- the LOC108983753 gene encoding tryptophan synthase beta chain 1-like, translated to MAAAPATPPSSSTATTITTLALPKPFLSSKFPFRFHQFTPSCPSKALSSFAVSCSLDSRALQMATATSLLQRPDSFGRFGKFGGKYVPETLMHALSELESAFHSLAADEGFQKELNAILKDYVGRESPLYFAERLTEHYKRPNGEGPHIYLKREDLNHTGAHKINNAVGQALLAKRLGKNRIIAETGAGQHGVATATVCARFGLQCIIYMGAQDMERQALNVFRMRLLGAEVRAVHSGTATLKDATSEAIRDWVTNVETTHYILGSVAGPHPYPMMVREFHAIIGKETRKQALEKWGGMPDVLVACVGGGSNAMGIFHEFVDDKDVRLIGVEAAGFGLDSGKHAATLTKGEVGVLHGAMSYLLQDEDGQIIEPHSISAGLDYPGVGPEHSYLKDTGRAEYYNITDEEALEGFKRLSRLEGIIPALETSHAVAYLEQLCPTLPNGTKVVVNCSGRGDKDVHTAIKHLQI
- the LOC118347710 gene encoding protein FAR1-RELATED SEQUENCE 5-like translates to MATEKLGIKIEKNPPESKLTQLGDLGQVIFGVGDLRRGWVSVSQVLHLPGFVGVGVFVARSSSSWSSASISLSRKLWGLRLQIDSLDYSGISWSSSRAVSNWSSTVDINWARCAMGIEKGEEHSNPLTPSHANTHTSDIPQTGLANFPNPNHMHSYYGPVPTWSPAFLPYPDGSQYPSNIQNVGYPFQYGFGPPTPHIATSSTTSARGCSENRPDCRETEVPCTNSMVDEESQEDRPESRETDGCTTGSPQLVQTDGDDIIEEPRSGMEFNSFEDLHIYYKDYAKKSGFGVMTQRSERGDDQSIRYVTLGCARGGKARVKSLNVAAPRPTGKTDCKARINALKVDGKMRLTTVHNTHNHGLSPKKARFFRCNREVSETVKRVLYTNDLAGIRMNKSFGSLVVGAGGFENLPFLEKDCRNYIDKARHLRLGADPRSRAAYQYFGDVVTFDTTYLTNRYRMPFAPFVGVNHHGQSILLGAGLISSEDTETFTWLFQTWLQCMDGIPPKAIITDQDRAMKNAIAIVFPESRHRFCLWHILKKVSEKLGSYAAYKSGLKSHLMKSVYDTQTIEEFEKCWDGLLNTYDLHENVWLKSLYDERHHWEFVDQFDSALRKKIENENNADFHTFSVTIPCISRSPIEKRFQELYTNSKFREVQQQVMGVLDMDPCLLSEDGVMKTYLVEDEVRVEEFTKLVSYTVNFNVEDCDGKCSCGLFEMRGILCRHILAIFKANGIKLLPDRYILDRWRNDIKRRYTLIHSSYDARDQRPDGNRYSSLLNICYQMITYAAGSSEQFEDAKKKLYSMIDLYRENQHPPSMTQTGSNAGFTTLDTNAGGSSKPVLSPNVVRGKGRPPSLRRASRMEKDMRKVKAKQKKAPVKGKRKQRDEGDTPLPDVCRNLFRPSDVDITSPRQMQPVRDSGTQLQETVIASQESIQFGLDGDQPVQHGFDGSQPEQLD